TGTCTTCCACTTACAAACGGATGGACAGTTTGAGAGAACGATTCAAACTCTCGAAGAAGTGTTAAGAGTAATAGTACTAGACAGAGGTTGAAGTGAGGAATCAGTGCTGTCATTGATTTAGTTTGCATATGATAATAATTATCAGGCAACCATCGATATGACGCCTTATGAGGCAGTATATGAAAGAAAATGCAGATCGTTACTTTACTGGGCAAAGTAGGTGAAGGAGAATCTTAGGACAAAAAAATGCtcagcgagatgatcgagataGTTCGATTGTCAGAGAAAGAATAAAAGAGGCGATAGACAAAATTTTTACTTTGATACGCGCCGACCTGAGTTACATCTTTagtaggagacaaggtcttcctaaaagCCATCTCCCTCCAAATGAATAATTAGGTTTGGTGTCAAAGGTAAGCTTATGTCACGATTTCTGGAACCTTAGGAGATTCTAGATAAAATAGGCCTAGTGGCTTAGgattggcgttaccgccaattTATGGGAATGCCCAATGTTTCCACACATCCCAACTTAGGAAGTatgttttcgatccaaagcacgtgatcTACCAAAAGAAGATGATCCTTAGCCCAGATTGAGCTATAAAGAAAGGCCAAAAGCCATCTGGGACCAAAAAGTGAAACAACCCAGGAGCAAGTCTATCACTATAGtaaaaatccaatggagacaccatggataaGAAAAAGCAACGTGAGAACTCAAAAGCAAGATGAGAGAAGTTACTCAAAACTTTTGCGATAATaggcaaatttcgggacgaaatttttgttaagaggggtagaaTGTAGTAGcccgttcttttatttatgattaagaccagtaatgcgataattattattgcatctttcagtaattgaaaagcccagtaattatttatatttagaattcaACTAGGATTCTAAATTATATGTATTCTTTGCCTATTACTATTTTAGTTATGCTTGTTAGCTTCGCGTGAGAGAATCGGGATATTGAGCcagttaataatttatattttttttttttttttaatctataactgacttagcaaagtcaacttaaagtgattattttatatgcgatagagattttatttctattagttACTTGAAAGTCATGATTTAGTTCCGACTAATGAGAACGAGTtcaattagttatttaattcgtagagatgTTATATCGAAGCATAGTTATTCAGCAAAATCTAGAACCAATTTTATAGATATACGATGATACAAAGAAATTAGATTTTCAGATACAACTTTACACAATGACTGTAGGGAATTATTTACATCACCACTATTCTCTACTTACAATCAAAACCTATCACTATCACTATCACAAAACACTACAGCTACATACCTACAAGCATGCGGgagagaaaaatgagagaagctGTCAATCATACAAGCATGCGGgagagaaaaatgagagaaactGTCAATCAGCCGCAACTCTACCTATTCTCTCTCAAGGCTTTCACATGGCATAGATGACTAGATACTCAAGTATAACTACCAAATTCACGCCTGTAACAATTCAGCTGCAAACTTCCTTCTTGAATTTTCAACCTGCATTCAGAATGAAAGCAATCCACAGTTTATTTCAGTTCCTATCCTCTGGattcaacaacagcagcagccaacCATGCACCAAACATTCGCAAAGCATTCAAGGTATTCATTGAGCTCCATATACTACTTTCCCATCATACATACTCTACACTTAAGCACGATAAACAAACTACTATGGCTAGTTTTACCCACTGCATAATCGAATTATAGAAATGCTAGAACTCAATAGAAATATGAACTGGGTTTACAACAAACTTTGAGTTTCGTTCACAATAGAGTATTAAGAATGAACTTAGCTTTCATTAAGGAGGGGAGGCTGCCCTGTTTCGCCGAATCGAGGAGCATCGTCGGAGGCAGAGCTATGCTGCTTGTCGGGCGAGATCAGGGGAGAACCCGGCGACGACGACGGTGAGGCTCTCGCCGAATCACAGAGCGGCGACGCCTTGTGGAAAGAGAAGCTAGGGCTCAATTCTTTTGAGTTGTGAAATTTCGTCTGCCTCACCATCGCCCGGAAGAGCAACGACAGCGGTTCGCGGTGCCTTCACCCAGCACCGACAGCTACGGAGGGAGCCGACCTCGTCGGACCTCAGAATGGCGACAGAAGCAACCTCGCTCGCTGGTTTTCCGGTGACGGCGGTGGAGGCGATTTCTGATCCaggaaattagggctcacctCCTTTCTACCTCGCATCTGTGAAGTGAGAGGAGGGACGCCAGTTTTCAGGAGATGAACGACGCCGCTCCCAGGCGGCGATCTCTCGCCGGAATTCCAGAGCCGCGGAGGCGCGACTGATTTTATGAAAACAAGAGCGGCAACCTTGTTTGTGAGCAGAGGAACTAAGATCGAAGAAAAGAGTGAGGGACAAGGCTGAGTTCAGCCGAAATTTTGAGAGGAGAGATCGAAGGATGAGAGGGCGGCCTCGTCGGCCTCGCCGGAACCGAGCACGAGAGAGAGGGGCAGATTGAGAGGGAGAAGGAGGGGGAGACCATGTCTGATGTTGAGAGAGAAGGCGGGACGACAACTCAGCGAGGCGGTTGACACCGGTCTCGCCGGCGCCTGACCCCGCCAGTAACAGgtcgagagagagggagagatcgGTTGAGGAGAAAAGGGAGGACTTTGATTTtcattgagagagagagacagaacCGAGAGATTTGGGGGGGGAGAAAAATGTTGttgggcttttatttttgttatttttgttgttgGGCTAAAGATTGGgctttttcattttaatttctttgggcttttattttattttatcttgggCTGaagtttaaattaattagaatGGGCTGGGGATTTATTCATTGGGCCATGCATCATTTAATTGAGTCCAATCGTTTATTCAgtaattgggccgattttattcaCTGTTCGGGCCTCGTATTTTATTCCGTTGGGCCGCCTCATATATGTTCTATGGGCCGTCcagatttatttttttcatttgagCCAATTATTTAATTCACACAtttgagctcaaaattattaatattgttatttgGAGCCcctcattattttatttggctGACCATTTATTAATTGGGCTGAAATTAAATGGAGATGGGCCGATCTGCTTCAATTTTTTGAGTGGGCCGATTTCTTTTGTATCAATTGAGCCCAAGTTTTATTAAAGTAGAGTTGGCCATTTGATGAAGTAGTTTCTAGACCCATTTAATAATTGGATTGCCCTATTTTTTAAGTCCGATTAAAGGATTAGTTTggataaatcaattaattgtattaatttagaACGAGGTTATTAATTAGTAAGGGGGTTAGTATACCCTAAGACGAGcggattaattaagattaattatcCGATTTCATAAGACGAGCTTAATCCTATAGTTTGGATTATTATTTGAAATTCTCgaattagaatattaattaaaggaaaatgagtcatgcatatttattttacgTATTCTCATTAATTTAAGAATTTCCATCGAGCTAAGGTTTGACCTTAAGTTCTTGCATTAAAGGTTAAACGCAAGAGTAAGAGTTAGTCAAGGAGTTACTgaactgtagcaaagctttgtttatcaggtgggtttactttcatatatatcaaatgagtttaatgttatgtttgaacatttatttcattgcaaaatcattgaactgaaaattatttcaattattgtcttgccataaatgtttcaatgtttggtatgatatctatctgatgtggctttgccagttattatgcaatcgaattcgggtcctgagcagttgatagctatcctgccagggctagtgtacaccagtgaccgtgagtcatctagcgggttggccggtcaagtgaccgtgagaggtggccacctctccggcacacagttccagatatgatagattacaagagaacttagactgcagtcgaactttaagaatcacaaatgaacttagtaagcttgggcctttttagcgaaaaactcccttgctgtactgtttatgatggcatgacaattaacagttttgaagcatgtatttttatacttaggcatacgtgcccactgagtacttttgtactcagccctgcatatatttctaaatgtgcaggttgagtagctgccgatggtgatgaagtgacgagcgggactcttttgtcttattatgtattaatgaactctagggatacatgtcttcatacatgtaatcataaccttattccgctgcgtactcagaagttttatgttattttggctaagtcggagttatccgaacttactaattatttgagtctatacgactaaacctccgttatattataaatatcccttttataaaaaaaatgatgaaatgcgatccttccttgtttgattatccccctttctaccccgctcctaatctccctccattagtcacggtttccccggcttaattatccttaattagggccggtcgtgacaaaaaTGCACCACTTTCTTTGGGACGACTTAAAAAGGAATATGCACCGATttcattgggacggagggagtataaaagaggagtttgtttacctccaaattttctctctcctcataaaCTTTCTCTCCAAATTTTCTATCttcttttttaattctttttaaaaaatcattaatttctattataaaaataatgcaaatggatgttaaattaaagttgtgaaaagatctttaatttggtataaaaattataaaaaataaatttgagatTATTAAGTTATGATCGAttacaatattaaaattaatttttgttcgctCTCATTTATTTATAATGTTGAATATCGTACTCTATTTTCATTGTATTTTCGTTTATGGGTGACAAACATAAGCATATGCATatgtcatttttttccttttaaaaaagtttacatgatttttaaatataattatttaaactaCAGTAATTTTTAATACAATTAAGGAgaggaaatttgtattaatttaaatatgaatttgtaaataaaatattagttatatatcttaaaattagaatttaaaatattatatatattaatttaattatgtgtacaaattatttatttatttatttatataataatttaataatatacaaTTTGAACTTTTACGagccaaaattattatattaaataatgaCTATTAATTTAGTTATATTATGATTTAGTGTAATCGTAGCCTATGCATCGTACGAGAGAGCATACTAGTTGGGTATGAAAGCGGTGAGGTGACGAAGTCGAAGTTCAAAATTATGAGCTGAATTGGCAGAAGTACCCCTTAGTATGAGGTCCAGTCTCCCACCACCCTTTTTCCCCTCTCATTTCAGTTACAAAACCACCATCAACTTAACCACCACCAACTTTCTCTCTCATCACCATCTGCactcattctcttctctctctaaaaccccTAAATTAGGGTTTCATTTAAGGAGATACTCACCAGCGCCAGCACAGATTACACACGAAAGCGCAGTAAATGGGGCTTTTAAATCCAAAATTCTCCCCACCTGATAAAAAAGCAAGACACTGAGGAAAAAGAGGTACAAAAACACATGCAGAATCACATTGTTTCCCTGATACAGTAGATGGCAACCTAGGGCTTTTCTATAATTAACCTTAATTTTACGTTCCTTCTATTTCAAATTGCCTGAATTACTGCAATTGCACTGGTTTCAAGAGTTGTGAAATGGAGTTCAAGTTTACCATTTCCGGCATTTTCTTTGTCAGTGATTTTTCGTCATTGCTGGTAGCCCTGTCCGCTACGCTTGTCTGCATCTTTTTCGCGACTGCTCTTATTTTGCGGAGAGCGAGGCGACAGCGGAGCCCTTCTGAATTGGGAGAATTGATGCCTTCTGTTTGTGTGGGTGAACAGAATGGAATAGACTGTGGCGAGAGAATGACTGTGCCTGTGGATGGTGGGAAGATGGAGAAGGAGTGGGAGACGGGGACATCGATAATTGAGCAACTGGTGCCGGAGATAAGAATGCATGCACTCACCTTCTTGGATTACCCAAGCCTCTGCGGTCTGTCGATGACGAATTCGCTCCTGCATAGAGCTGCCAATGATGAGAGTGTATGGAAGGCGCTCTATCTTAAGGTTTGGTTCTTTAGAAGATCAGTCTTGGGATTTTGGCATGATACGTTTGTGTTAGGGTAGTTTATTTTTAGGTTATTAATGCGCTTTATTGGTTCTCTGGAAAACCTCTCTTATGACTTATTGGTTGTGTTTTTGTTCTTTGGAATTTGTACTTCTTTAGGTTTGAGTGTTGAATCTCATGTAGTTGATTGGATCTAACAGTGGAAGATAGTTACGTAATTCTTAAGCCTGTCGAATGATTTGACCTTGGCTAGTTTCTGGTCTGTTGAGGAAAAACAGTTCTTCGCCACCATGTTTTGGTATTCTTTAGTTTGATCACCACATATAATACAATAATCAACTTATTTCTTTTCTTggagtaataataattaatccacaTGAATAGAGAGTGAGAAGGTCAGCAGTGCGAGTGCCTGGTAATTCTTGCGATGTAAATTCTACTACCAGATTCTATAATAATGAAAAGGCCTTCCATATTCTTTTTCCGGTCAATTATTGGTCGTAAAGCAATCAAATCAGGGTTGTGCAACTTGAGTTAGCGAAGCATCTTATTGATTTGGGATTAGCTTGTGTAAGTCTGACAGATGTATGCGAGGGAACCGTTATGCATGCTTGTGTTTTTTTGTTCAGTTGGTTTGCGTTGTCTTTGATATAGTATAGATGACTTTCTTTTCTAGTCTTAGTTTGGATTTTTCGGCTAAAGATTCGGCAATATCAATTCATGGCTGTCGGACTACTATTAATTGTTCAGACAGATATTTTCTTGGAATTTTGACCATTTACCGGCATACCAATTCTGTCATTTTATGCTTAAATGCTAGAAACTGTTGAATCTTTGACACGTGTTCCGATTTTATAATATGGTTGCTAAGCAGAGTTTTACGTCTCTAAGATATCTATAATTTCTTATTTCTATTAGCAACAGTCATGATTTTGTAACTAAATGTGCTAAATAAGAAAGAAATGATAGTTCAGATAATTGCTTCTTGAGGTACACTTATAACAGCTCATGCAGCCTCGTAATCAGTACTAATGCTGTAGGTGTGATTTAACAATTGAGATTTTCTGGTTCACAAAATAATGAAGCTGGTATGTGGTGAGGAGGAGAGATCCACTTTTTTCGATTCTCCATGAGACGTGGTCACTAAAAAATGCACCTAAACTTGAAAGggtaaaaacaaaaatttaagcTTATAACTGAATCATAAAGTTTCCTCTACAGACTACTCTTTCGTAATTTAAGCAGTAAGAAGTTGTTATTCTCCCTCTGCATCACCATTCATCACCCCGCCCCCCCCACCTGGGTCTCATTCAGACAAGTGAGAGACAGGGGGCAGAATAAAAGGTGAaagtataaatttaaatataagaaCCAAAAGAAGACTGCCCTCTATTCCTGAATTATGTAAACGGAAACATGCTCTTTGTGCTTTAACATTACTGCTTTTACCATATTTTGGCAACTTAATAGATTACAATTACATTATCAGCTAAATGGCCTACTGTGCTTGTTCGTTTTACTAAAAGATTCGTATTATAGGGTAAACATTTATCATGCTTCACCCATACTTGCACACAAACACGTAACCCCAAAGGATGCTGTTAATTCTTGATTATGTATTTTGCTCTTTGGTAAGTCTTGAATAATCTGAGTCCTAGTCTGTTAATATTTATTGGCATGAGTCTGCTGATCAAGAAGGTAGCCATTCTCAAATAATTCCTTTGTGCATGCTGTTTTCTCCATAGGCAATTTTGTAATTCTTCTCTCTAAAATTATATGGATGCATAAAATTAGTCTATAGTAATTCAGTCATTATTTAAACTGTCAATATGTTGATTTTATTGGTCTTTTGCCTCATCTTCTAGGATTTCTCGTTGGAGCAAGGTAATGTTAAACCAGCCAATGGATGGAAAGCTTATTATGCTGCTACCGTAGCCATTGTTAAGTGCAACGCTGAGTTTTATAGGATAGTTAAAGAAAGGTCACATTCTGCTATATCCCAGTTTTGGCACAATGCAGGTTATGTCAAATGTTTCCATGCTAATGGCAAGTCATTTACTGGGTACGTGGCTTTTAGTTGTGCATGATTTTTCCTTTTAAGTATGTTCTTATAACTAACAAAGGGATTTCCCTTTTACTGTCTCCTTGCCTTTTCTGATGTAAATTGCACTTAAATGTCTATGCATTTCTTTCATTCTATGACTTACTTTGGCAAGTTGCGCAAGTCCTCTGTTGGCTGTGCAGTAAACTATGGATTAATATAGAGTTAATAGTCAAAAGTACCCATTTTGATTTAGTAAAGACAAATTATACATACAAGTataaaaactatccactttttGGGTGAATTTGGGGATGGACGAATGTTCTCTTCGATCTGTTTCGTGCACTAATAGATCTGTTTTGTGCATTCGTAttagttcaatttgaactaaTGCACAAACATGTTCGTGCATCGAAGGGCAATTTCATGacagtgggtatttttttaatatatttttataagggTGGGTAGAATTCGTCTTTGCTATAGCAAACCATGCCCATTTTGGctcattaatattattttgaaaTCTTTGTCATGATAAAATAATTCGAAAATAAGTTCCGTAGAGTTTCAGTGGCTATAGCATCGTTGGTGACAAGCAGAGGAGAGCAGGAGTTATATTAGAGAATTGTCTGCTTTGAAGTTTATCAGTCGGAAACTATTAGATGAGAAGTTTATTAGTAGAAATTTGTTAAGTTGTGAATAAATAAAGTTCAGGCTGGAGGTATGGCAACCGGTGGTGGAGACTAAAAGACTTGGCGGGGAGAGTGGCTTCAGCTTCCACCAaccaagtttttatttttatttttattttttaagtttttattctTATAGGATCTCGAAATCGCTGGAATTTTGTGCGAGAGCTTGGTTCGATAAGAGGGGTGAGAACCCTCATCACCAAACTGAATCACTG
The genomic region above belongs to Salvia miltiorrhiza cultivar Shanhuang (shh) chromosome 5, IMPLAD_Smil_shh, whole genome shotgun sequence and contains:
- the LOC131024534 gene encoding F-box protein SKIP8-like isoform X1; protein product: MPSVCVGEQNGIDCGERMTVPVDGGKMEKEWETGTSIIEQLVPEIRMHALTFLDYPSLCGLSMTNSLLHRAANDESVWKALYLKDFSLEQGNVKPANGWKAYYAATVAIVKCNAEFYRIVKERSHSAISQFWHNAGYVKCFHANGKSFTGYNEVMESWRVAFSWENVIDFQIRDVRTRVLTDMAWVTMKAFADMERAYNVTNIYELCNGIRRRPDKDFQGNVSKHGMKDRPGHHLWTERFCLPPLHLLPFTT
- the LOC131024534 gene encoding F-box protein SKIP8-like isoform X2 — protein: MPSVCVGEQNGIDCGERMTVPVDGGKMEKEWETGTSIIEQLVPEIRMHALTFLDYPSLCGLSMTNSLLHRAANDESVWKALYLKDFSLEQGNVKPANGWKAYYAATVAIVKCNAEFYRIVKERSHSAISQFWHNAGYVKCFHANGKSFTGYNEVMESWRVAFSWENVIDFQIRDVRTRVLTDMAWVTMKAFADMERAYNVTNIYELCNGIRRRPDKDFQGNGGFDHGKFMFWVVGL
- the LOC131024534 gene encoding probable F-box protein At4g23960 isoform X5 yields the protein MPSVCVGEQNGIDCGERMTVPVDGGKMEKEWETGTSIIEQLVPEIRMHALTFLDYPSLCGLSMTNSLLHRAANDESVWKALYLKDFSLEQGNVKPANGWKAYYAATVAIVKCNAEFYRIVKERSHSAISQFWHNAGYVKCFHANGKSFTGISKSLEFCARAWFDKRGENPHHQTESLENCLLQASNPKNRRKQQHAED
- the LOC131024534 gene encoding F-box protein SKIP8-like isoform X4, which encodes MTVPVDGGKMEKEWETGTSIIEQLVPEIRMHALTFLDYPSLCGLSMTNSLLHRAANDESVWKALYLKDFSLEQGNVKPANGWKAYYAATVAIVKCNAEFYRIVKERSHSAISQFWHNAGYVKCFHANGKSFTGYNEVMESWRVAFSWENVIDFQIRDVRTRVLTDMAWVTMKAFADMERAYNVTNIYELCNGRWYMVHHHSLAALIHGGADQQFVQG
- the LOC131024534 gene encoding F-box protein SKIP8-like isoform X3, which codes for MTVPVDGGKMEKEWETGTSIIEQLVPEIRMHALTFLDYPSLCGLSMTNSLLHRAANDESVWKALYLKDFSLEQGNVKPANGWKAYYAATVAIVKCNAEFYRIVKERSHSAISQFWHNAGYVKCFHANGKSFTGYNEVMESWRVAFSWENVIDFQIRDVRTRVLTDMAWVTMKAFADMERAYNVTNIYELCNGIRRRPDKDFQGNVSKHGMKDRPGHHLWTERFCLPPLHLLPFTT